In a genomic window of Brettanomyces nanus chromosome 1, complete sequence:
- the URA3 gene encoding orotidine 5'-phosphate decarboxylase (BUSCO:EOG093435KC), producing the protein MTLSYAQRAANHPSAVARKLLELMEAKRTNLCASVDLTRTADVLDLVDKVGPNICLVKTHMDIVDDFTYERSILPLLKLAKKHNFMIFEDRKFADIGNTVKLQYKGGVYKVAQWADITNAHSVTGEGVVAGLKQAAQETTSQPRGLLMLAELSSKGSLAHGDYTRATVEIAKTDKEFVIGFIAQNSMGGSDEGFDWLILTPGVGLDDKGDSLGQQYRTVDDVISTGTDIIIVGRGLFGKGRDPVEQSRRYRNAGWNAYLKRVQQ; encoded by the coding sequence ATGACTCTCAGTTATGCTCAAAGAGCGGCAAATCATCCATCTGCTGTAGCAAGAAAACTTCTCGAATTGATGGAGGCCAAAAGGACCAATCTTTGTGCATCCGTGGATTTGACTAGGACTGCAGATGTTCTTGACCTCGTAGACAAAGTTGGACCTAACATTTGTTTGGTGAAGACTCACATGGATATTGTCGATGACTTTACATACGAAAGATCCATATTGCCTTTGCTCAAGTTGGCTAAGAAACACAATTTTATGATCTTTGAGGACAGAAAGTTCGCCGATATTGGCAACACTGTCAAGCTCCAGTATAAAGGTGGAGTATATAAAGTTGCTCAATGGGCGGATATAACAAATGCCCATAGTGTTACTGGAGAAGGAGTGGTTGCTGGTTTGAAACAGGCAGCTCAAGAAACCACATCTCAGCCCAGAGGTTTGTTGATGTTGGCTGAGTTATCATCCAAGGGTTCATTGGCTCACGGTGACTATACTAGAGCCACCGTGGAGATTGCCAAAACTGACAAAGAATTCGTGATTGGTTTCATTGCTCAAAATAGTATGGGAGGCTCCGATGAGGGCTTTGACTGGTTGATTTTGACTCCCGGTGTTGGATTGGATGACAAGGGAGACTCTTTGGGCCAGCAGTACAGAActgttgatgatgtcatAAGTACCGGTACAGATATTATTATTGTAGGTCGTGGACTTTTTGGAAAAGGTAGGGACCCTGTTGAACAGAGCCGAAGATACAGAAATGCTGGTTGGAATGCATATTTAAAGAGAGTACAACAGTAG
- the TIM9 gene encoding protein transporter tim9 (BUSCO:EOG09344NKE) has translation MDQLNYKEQQQFTKIVEEKQMNDFMRLYTSLVDRCFNDCVTNFTSDKLTDREDTCLNKCAEKFLKHSERVGQRFQEQNQAMMNQMRGGK, from the exons ATGGATCAACTCAACTACAAGGAACAGCAGCAATTCACCAAGATCGttgaggagaagcagatgaatGACTTCATGAGG CTCTATACCAGTCTCGTCGACAGATGTTTCAATGACTGTGTTACCAATTTTACATCAGATAAATTGACTGACCGTGAAGATACATGTCTTAACAAATGTGCCGAGAAGTTTTTGAAGCACAGCGAAAGAGTGGGTCAAAGGTTCCAGGAACAAAACCAGGCGATGATGAATCAAATGAGAGGAGGCAAATGA
- a CDS encoding uncharacterized protein (EggNog:ENOG41) has translation MSNIKDESKSDNTASEDDLEEEEVRSFKLPEYFPITRKTKSKLRSLTAWKTGNRREKMRHKCMDCVKKATEGYISIVLEKNAERLANKDMTKSEFDEARRKLYKQDLEINRLRTIMKNIKDTDVKDVNFIYAFGSMKADIMERDEPALTISNMPLYQRVSSGAQDQVYDHLKSKLRSGMVSENADTQAVKDYRDFEHQLFVTINPTEPVPFLHDVSEGDNDIEVEGGKVSLLCPISHDLIEDPVINPKCGHTYDKTSVANYLRNSNQCPVCPTELRRQDLIEDKLMKQRLVCYARDVKIFKERNIKMDEAEDKL, from the coding sequence ATGTCGAATATAAAAGACGAGTCCAAATCGGATAACACTGCTTCTGAGGATGActtggaggaagaggaggtgCGTTCTTTTAAATTACCTGAGTACTTCCCTATAACGCGCAAGACAAAATCCAAACTCCGTTCCTTGACAGCATGGAAAACAGGTAAtaggagagaaaaaatgaGGCATAAATGTATGGATTGCGTTAAAAAGGCGACTGAAGGCTACATTAGTATTgttttggagaagaatGCCGAGAGATTGGCGAATAAAGATATGACCAAAagtgaatttgatgaggcTCGAAGGAAACTATATAAACAAGATTTGGAGATCAACAGGTTGAGAACCATCATGAAGAACATAAAGGATACTGATGTAAAAGATGTCAATTTCATCTATGCTTTTGGATCGATGAAGGCAGATATTATGGAGAGAGATGAGCCTGCGTTGACGATAAGCAACATGCCATTGTACCAGCGCGTCTCTTCAGGAGCTCAAGACCAAGTGTATGACCACTTAAAGTCAAAATTGCGATCTGGCATGGTTTCGGAAAACGCGGACACACAAGCTGTAAAGGACTATAGGGATTTTGAGCATCAGCTGTTTGTTACTATAAACCCAACGGAGCCTGTTCCATTTCTGCATGACGTCAGCGAAGGAGATAACGATATAGAGGTTGAAGGCGGAAAAGTCAGTCTTCTATGTCCAATATCGCATGATTTAATAGAGGATCCCGTCATAAATCCCAAATGTGGACATACTTACGATAAAACATCCGTGGCAAACTACCTCAGGAACTCGAATCAATGCCCTGTGTGTCCTACTGAATTGCGCAGACAAGACTTAATTGAGGACAAGCTCATGAAGCAGAGACTTGTATGCTACGCTCGTGATGTTAAGATCTTTAAGGAGAGAAACATCAAGATGGACGAGGCCGAAGATAAACTTTAG